The following is a genomic window from Janibacter sp. DB-40.
CGAACTCGCTGGCCATCTGGGCGAACTCGTCGTCGACCTCGGGCAGCTCCCGGATCTTGACCGAGTGCACGGTCACGGTGCAGTCGGCGACGGTCCCGGCCTGGTCGCCACCGGCGAGCGGGGCGGAGAAGTCCTTCGTCTCCCCCTTCGCCATGCCGAGCAGCGCCTCGTCCATGCCCTCGAGCATGTTGCCGGAGCCGACCTCGTAGGAGACGCCCTCGACGGAGTCGATCTCCTCGCCGGCGGCCTCGGCCTTGAGGTCGATGGAGACGAAGTCGCCGTTCTCGACGGCGCGGTCGACGCCGACGAGGGTGCCGAAGCGCTCACGCAGCTCGGTCAGCTTCTCCTCGACGTCCGCGTCGGTGACCTCGAGGTTGTCGACGGAGATCTTCAGGCCGTCGTAGTCGGGGAGGGTCACCTCCGGGCGCACGTCGACCTCGACGGTGAACTTGAGGTTCTCCTCGTCGGTCATCGGCACCTCGGTGATGTCCACCTCGGGCTGGCCGATCGGGTCGATCTCGGTCTCGTCGACGGCCTTGCCGAAGAACTCCGGGAGGGCCTCGTTGACGGCCTCCTGGATGACCGCGCCCTTGCCGACGCGCTGCTCGATGATCCGCGCGGGCACCTTGCCCTTGCGGAATCCGGGGACCTGGATCTGGTCACCGATCGACTTCAGGGCCGCGTCGACGTGCGGCTGGAGCTCCTCGCTCGGGACCTCGACGGTCAGCTTGACCCGGGTCGGGCTGAGGTTCTCGACGGCACTCTTCACTGCAGGCACTCCACACGATCTGGACGACGACGGGGGTTGGGGCGTTGGCTCTCGGGTCGACTGCCGACCCTCGGGCACGCACGCACCGTCCCGGCTGGCCGGGACACGAGCAACCACTGTATCGGCTGGAATCCCACAGGCCGAATGCGCGGGTTCTCAGTCCTCCCGCGGCACGAGCGAGATGAGGGTGAGCTCCCCCTCGAGCGAGGACTTCTCGGTGACGACACCGACCTCGCGACCACGCACGGTGAAGAGGGCGATGGCCCTGCCGCCGTACATCCTCCGGAAGTCCTCGTAGGTGTACTTCGCCGTCAGCGAGGTGCGCCGCACGTCCATGTGCTTCGCCCGCTCGGTGAGCTCCTTGTACTCCAGGGCGGGGGCGAAGGGGGTGCGCGCGGTCAGGTGCGAGGCCGTCTCCGTGCGGTCGGCGCCGACGTGCTCGGCGGGCGCAACGGCCAGCTGGAACACGTGCGCCCGTCCCAGGAAGTGCGAGAACTCGCGGGCCGCGATGGTGTTGCGCTCGTCCTGATCGGTGGCGGCGACGAAGGTCTTCAGGCCCGCGAGGTCCATGTCGCGCACGACGTAGTCACTGAGCAGGTTGGCCATCTCGACCCGCATCCCGGCCATCCGGGCCCGCTGCAGCGCCGCGCGGTAGACGGTGACGATGACGACGTCCACCCCGACGTCGCCGAGCGCCTTGGCCACGCGCACGATCCACTCGTCGCCACCGGCGAGGATGACCCCCTGGGGCGAGGTCGTCGCCAGCCCGAGCCGCTCGGCGAGCCGGCCCACGCCGAGCCCGTAGATGGCGACCGTGGCGACGATGACGAGGAAGACCAGGGGCACCATTTGGGCGGCCTCCGTCCCGAGGTGCTCGAGGCGGGCCGCGTGCTCGGGGTCGGACGCACGCTCGGCCGCATGGGCGAGCTCGAGGGCGAAGATGCTCACCACGGCGGCGGCGACGATGCCCCGCGGCGCCATGAAGGCGAGCAGGCGCCGCTCCTCCTTCGTGGCGCCGGTTCCCACGAGCCCGAGGAAGACGCTCAGGGGACGGACGGCGAGGACGAGGGCCAGGACGAAGACCGCCGCGACGGGCGCGACCTCCACCACGGCCTCGGGCGAGACGCGGCCGGCGAGCACGATGAAGAGGATGCCGACGAGGAGCACCTGCAGGTGCTCCTTGAACTGGGTGACGTGCTCGAGGTGGAGGTTGGGACGGTTGGCCAGGAAGACGCCCATGATCGTCACCGTGAGCAGCCCGCTCTCCGACTCGATGGAGTTGGAGAGGGCGAACGCACCGACCGCGGCAGCGAGGAAGACCGCACCGTGGAGGAAGTCGGGCACGAGGTGGCGCTTGATGGCCTGCTCGAGCAGGACGCCGAGGACCAGGGCGATGAGGACCGCGGTGACGATGGTCGTCCCGAGCGAGGTCAGGACCGCGCTGACGGGGTCGGCCGAGGTCCTGGCCAGGACGGCCTGGAAGACGAGGACGGCGAGGATCGCCCCGATGGGGTCGACGACGATGCCCTCCCACCGCAGCAGCGCGGCGATGCGCCGGGTCGGGCGCAGCTGGCGCAGGATCGGGCCGATGACCGTCGGTCCGGTGACCACGAGGACGGCGCCGACGAGCAGCGCCAGCTCCAGTGGGAAGCCCAGCAGCCACCCGGTCAGCGTGATCAGCGCCCAGGCGATGGCCACGGTGACGGTGCACAGCCGCACGGTGCTTCGTCCCAGGTCGCTGATGTCGCTCAGCCGCAGTGACAGGCTGCCCTCGAAGAGGATGATCCCGACGGCGAGGCTCACGCCGCTGAAGAGGACCTCCCGTCCGAGGACCGCGTCGGGGGTCACCACCTGGCCGAGGCCGAAGCCGACGATCAGCAGGATGAGGATCGAGGGGATGCGCACGGCCCAGGCGAGGACCTGGCAGGCCACGCCCAGTGCGGTCACGAGCGCGAGGTAGCTCGCCGGGTCGCTGATCA
Proteins encoded in this region:
- the tig gene encoding trigger factor; the protein is MKSAVENLSPTRVKLTVEVPSEELQPHVDAALKSIGDQIQVPGFRKGKVPARIIEQRVGKGAVIQEAVNEALPEFFGKAVDETEIDPIGQPEVDITEVPMTDEENLKFTVEVDVRPEVTLPDYDGLKISVDNLEVTDADVEEKLTELRERFGTLVGVDRAVENGDFVSIDLKAEAAGEEIDSVEGVSYEVGSGNMLEGMDEALLGMAKGETKDFSAPLAGGDQAGTVADCTVTVHSVKIRELPEVDDEFAQMASEFDTAAELREDVAKQAEQAKKFEQGIQARDKVLEHLLESTEIAIPESIVETEVHNHLEQEGRLEDEEHRAEVDEQTRKALKTQFLLDAIGKAEEVEVGQPELIEYLMMQAQQYGMEPNQFAQLLDQQGQVEGMVGEVARRKALAAALDKATIVDADGNEVDLDEITPGGDEDEAVEGAEGDAPQPEVVEAETAETEAEPAGTTEDEKA
- a CDS encoding sodium:proton antiporter — encoded protein: MISDPASYLALVTALGVACQVLAWAVRIPSILILLIVGFGLGQVVTPDAVLGREVLFSGVSLAVGIILFEGSLSLRLSDISDLGRSTVRLCTVTVAIAWALITLTGWLLGFPLELALLVGAVLVVTGPTVIGPILRQLRPTRRIAALLRWEGIVVDPIGAILAVLVFQAVLARTSADPVSAVLTSLGTTIVTAVLIALVLGVLLEQAIKRHLVPDFLHGAVFLAAAVGAFALSNSIESESGLLTVTIMGVFLANRPNLHLEHVTQFKEHLQVLLVGILFIVLAGRVSPEAVVEVAPVAAVFVLALVLAVRPLSVFLGLVGTGATKEERRLLAFMAPRGIVAAAVVSIFALELAHAAERASDPEHAARLEHLGTEAAQMVPLVFLVIVATVAIYGLGVGRLAERLGLATTSPQGVILAGGDEWIVRVAKALGDVGVDVVIVTVYRAALQRARMAGMRVEMANLLSDYVVRDMDLAGLKTFVAATDQDERNTIAAREFSHFLGRAHVFQLAVAPAEHVGADRTETASHLTARTPFAPALEYKELTERAKHMDVRRTSLTAKYTYEDFRRMYGGRAIALFTVRGREVGVVTEKSSLEGELTLISLVPRED